The following coding sequences are from one Cystobacter fuscus DSM 2262 window:
- a CDS encoding tetratricopeptide repeat protein → MGVALPPHMRSTTLFACLVTLCLAGCEARSLRGPQGLSPVPRAASRAASAEAAPCPSFKAEPEDTSAQASAVTAEALAPAEPADALSLPHEEHLAPVDHLGRARVLRQEGDLAGALTEARRAVHDAGEDLDARETALDHLIPLARLTGQKQLAADAYEELAHLFPDGPGPLVQKARILLELGQTQSARQAAEAALLLDPEYPEVYQVLGRAHLADGQLALAIIRFQQAVHLDPYHGYALNNLGFARLLAGQNEAAVEALAQAAYLLPYEGFVHNNLGLAYERLGRYEEAAMAFDTALRLSPKNRRARLNHARLERQTHASAQVQAVSRERSREVDPG, encoded by the coding sequence TGCGAGGCCCCCAGGGGTTGTCTCCCGTTCCCCGCGCCGCTTCCCGGGCCGCGTCCGCCGAGGCCGCGCCGTGCCCCTCCTTCAAGGCCGAGCCCGAGGACACGTCCGCCCAGGCGAGCGCCGTGACGGCCGAGGCGCTCGCTCCCGCCGAGCCCGCGGACGCGCTCTCGCTGCCCCACGAGGAGCACCTCGCCCCGGTGGATCACCTCGGCCGGGCGCGCGTGCTGCGACAGGAGGGAGACCTCGCGGGTGCCCTCACCGAGGCGCGCCGCGCCGTGCACGACGCGGGCGAGGACCTGGACGCGCGCGAGACGGCGCTCGATCACCTCATCCCCCTGGCCCGCCTCACCGGCCAGAAGCAGCTCGCGGCCGACGCCTACGAGGAACTCGCCCACCTCTTCCCGGACGGCCCCGGACCCCTGGTGCAGAAGGCCCGCATCCTCCTGGAGCTGGGGCAGACGCAGAGTGCCCGGCAGGCCGCCGAGGCCGCGCTCCTGCTCGACCCCGAGTACCCCGAGGTGTACCAGGTGCTCGGCCGGGCCCACCTGGCCGACGGACAGCTCGCGCTCGCCATCATCCGCTTCCAGCAGGCGGTGCACCTCGACCCGTACCATGGGTATGCCCTCAACAACCTCGGCTTCGCCCGGCTGCTCGCCGGTCAGAACGAGGCGGCCGTGGAGGCGCTCGCCCAGGCCGCCTACCTGCTGCCCTACGAGGGCTTCGTCCACAACAACCTGGGGCTCGCCTATGAGCGGCTGGGGCGCTACGAGGAGGCCGCCATGGCCTTCGACACCGCGCTGCGCCTGTCTCCGAAGAACCGCAGGGCGCGCCTCAACCACGCGCGGCTCGAGCGCCAGACCCACGCATCCGCCCAGGTCCAGGCCGTCTCGCGCGAGCGGTCGCGGGAAGTCGACCCGGGCTGA
- a CDS encoding penicillin-binding protein 1A: MTPSPSSSTPPAPAPRSGPGGRLWRWTKRLLVLAAVAGVLLVLVCAGVYAYFNQGLPSAEALRTYALPQVTKVRCADGSVCAEYFLPQGRRTVVNIEDLPPHVRNAFLAAEDADFYKHAGLDFFGMTRAAVKNLIPGSRKSGASTLTQQVVKNMLLTPERSLSRKIREWILTPRVEQALTKDQILSLYINQVYYGQGRSGIEEAALYYFGKHAEKLSLGEAAVLAGTVQSPNRINPERNIVKAKQRQTYVLKQMATHGFAPQAEVDKALEKPIVLAPRPPTEQGLYYAEEIRRTLVARYGEEAVLSGGLRVDIAMDPKLQAVADDSVRKGLEAVDRRQGYRGPVGTIDLARFERLKPLLAKQVEEAGRRQKEGASVADLTSLAQTEEPPPAVAGAPVAPTPTEEEEDATLSPDEKLAQGVALAPLVEGLRVAGVVTQVDDTAKKARVDLVGRMAEIPFASVTWARLKGKSAPTKMSQVMKPGDIVHVRVLRVTPAPALLDATLDQVPLVQGGLVVIRPTDRHVVALVGGYDFTRSPYNRATQARRQPGSSFKPFIYGAALGSGRFTPITTVNDAPEAIRDPYTGKTWKPQNYDRTFEGPMTLRTALTKSKNTVSVRIIEAITPAAAIDFANRAGIRSPLPENLTLALGTGEVSMLEAANAYATLQANGRYAEPLMLLKVMNAQGKVLEEHQPAFEEKLPPAVAFLTTSLMRSVVEEGTARAVTELNRPAAGKTGTANESRDTWFSGYTADWVASAWVGFDDHSPLGSSETGGRAPLPIWLEFMRAAHQGLPSREFDVPPGVVQVRIDPATGLLAGNSVPGRLESFLEGTQPTAEAPPPGHASETDFFLQEGSRGL; encoded by the coding sequence ATGACTCCCTCTCCTTCCTCCTCGACTCCCCCGGCGCCCGCGCCCCGTTCCGGTCCGGGAGGCCGGCTGTGGCGTTGGACCAAGCGGCTGCTGGTGCTCGCGGCCGTGGCGGGAGTGCTGCTCGTGCTCGTCTGCGCGGGCGTCTACGCCTACTTCAACCAGGGGCTGCCCTCGGCCGAGGCGCTGCGCACCTATGCCCTGCCCCAGGTGACGAAGGTGCGGTGCGCGGACGGCTCGGTGTGCGCCGAGTACTTCCTGCCCCAGGGCCGGCGCACCGTGGTGAACATCGAGGATCTCCCGCCCCACGTGCGCAACGCCTTCCTCGCCGCCGAGGACGCGGACTTCTACAAGCACGCGGGCCTGGACTTCTTCGGCATGACGCGCGCGGCGGTGAAGAACCTCATCCCCGGCAGCCGCAAGTCGGGCGCCTCCACGCTCACGCAGCAGGTGGTGAAGAACATGCTGCTCACGCCCGAGCGCAGCCTCTCGCGCAAGATTCGCGAGTGGATCCTCACCCCGCGCGTGGAGCAGGCGCTCACCAAGGATCAGATCCTCAGCCTCTACATCAACCAAGTGTATTACGGGCAGGGCCGCAGCGGCATCGAGGAGGCGGCGCTCTACTACTTCGGCAAGCACGCGGAGAAGCTGAGCCTGGGCGAGGCGGCGGTGCTGGCGGGCACGGTGCAGTCGCCCAACCGCATCAACCCCGAGCGCAACATCGTCAAGGCCAAGCAGCGACAGACGTACGTGCTCAAGCAGATGGCCACCCACGGCTTCGCCCCCCAGGCGGAGGTGGACAAGGCGCTGGAGAAGCCCATCGTGCTCGCGCCCCGGCCCCCCACGGAGCAGGGCCTGTACTACGCCGAGGAGATCCGCCGCACGCTCGTGGCGCGCTACGGCGAGGAGGCCGTGCTCAGCGGCGGACTGCGCGTGGACATCGCCATGGATCCCAAGCTCCAGGCCGTGGCCGATGATTCGGTGCGCAAGGGCCTGGAGGCGGTGGACCGGCGCCAGGGCTACCGCGGCCCGGTGGGCACCATCGATCTCGCGCGCTTCGAGCGGCTCAAGCCCCTGCTGGCCAAACAGGTGGAGGAGGCGGGTCGCCGGCAGAAGGAAGGCGCTTCCGTCGCGGATCTCACCTCGCTCGCGCAGACCGAGGAGCCGCCGCCCGCGGTGGCCGGCGCCCCGGTGGCCCCCACGCCCACGGAGGAGGAGGAGGACGCCACGCTGTCGCCCGACGAGAAGCTCGCGCAGGGCGTGGCGCTCGCGCCGCTCGTCGAGGGCCTGCGCGTGGCGGGCGTCGTCACCCAGGTGGATGACACCGCGAAGAAGGCCCGTGTGGATCTGGTGGGGCGCATGGCGGAGATTCCCTTCGCCTCCGTCACCTGGGCCCGCCTGAAGGGCAAGAGCGCGCCCACGAAGATGTCGCAGGTGATGAAGCCCGGGGACATCGTGCACGTGCGCGTGCTGCGCGTCACCCCGGCGCCCGCGCTGCTCGACGCCACGTTGGATCAGGTGCCGCTCGTGCAGGGCGGCCTCGTCGTCATCCGCCCCACGGACCGGCACGTGGTGGCGCTCGTGGGCGGCTATGACTTCACGCGCTCGCCCTACAACCGCGCCACCCAGGCCCGGCGCCAGCCCGGCTCGTCCTTCAAGCCCTTCATCTACGGGGCCGCGCTCGGCAGCGGGCGCTTCACCCCCATCACCACGGTGAACGACGCCCCCGAGGCCATCCGCGACCCCTACACCGGCAAGACGTGGAAGCCGCAGAACTACGACCGGACCTTCGAGGGCCCCATGACGCTGCGCACCGCGCTCACCAAGTCCAAGAACACCGTGTCCGTGCGCATCATCGAGGCCATTACCCCCGCGGCCGCCATCGACTTCGCCAACCGCGCGGGCATCCGCTCGCCCCTGCCGGAGAACCTCACCCTGGCGCTGGGCACCGGTGAGGTGAGCATGCTGGAAGCGGCCAACGCCTACGCCACGCTCCAGGCCAACGGCCGCTATGCCGAGCCCCTCATGCTGCTCAAGGTGATGAACGCCCAGGGCAAGGTGCTCGAGGAGCACCAGCCGGCCTTCGAGGAGAAGCTGCCCCCGGCGGTCGCCTTCCTCACCACGTCGCTCATGCGCAGCGTGGTGGAGGAGGGCACGGCGCGCGCGGTGACGGAGCTCAACCGCCCCGCCGCGGGCAAGACGGGCACCGCCAACGAGAGCCGCGACACGTGGTTCTCCGGCTACACCGCCGACTGGGTGGCCAGCGCCTGGGTGGGCTTCGATGACCACTCGCCCCTGGGCAGCTCGGAGACGGGCGGCCGCGCCCCCCTGCCCATCTGGCTGGAGTTCATGCGCGCCGCGCACCAGGGGCTGCCCTCGCGCGAGTTCGACGTGCCCCCGGGCGTGGTGCAGGTGCGCATCGATCCGGCCACCGGCCTGCTCGCGGGCAACTCCGTGCCCGGCCGGCTCGAGTCCTTCCTCGAGGGCACCCAGCCCACCGCCGAGGCGCCTCCGCCCGGCCACGCCTCCGAGACCGACTTCTTCCTCCAGGAAGGCAGCCGGGGGCTGTGA
- a CDS encoding FG-GAP repeat domain-containing protein: MSRALAAALLLAAALAAAAEPAPARAALERLALTVAKDVGEARPEAPVALFLSGASPELRRAWGTLLAARLAERGLAPFILDAPSAEAAEPLAQDRGARTLVRLSLALEAGKLHARGDVVGTWVNFWSGRTPSRPPAPAAALVHAVEADAAVLALAAVAPPPAPPPATGTPRPLRFVGASFAHLSTPPAALAAGDLDGDGRDEVVVLTERAVQVFAADGRLVAERSLEVLPPSTTATREPFGAVAVLSGPPRIAAFSTRFAHGTVLALEQGTLRFVSRLETVPLGPEARGTFVPGQTAFAPEVRLGPGEQRLEHVPARFTSFSAVGTQILLVHPDGSGSFYTQPSAAPVPLSGLGAGSLLGDVDGDGTPELLTTSPEFQPTPDVLRVFPTKGGISLSREPLWQGPLPAGRALLGVTANLDGDALREVLVGLTRPDGSGELFLLRQGAP, from the coding sequence GTGAGCCGCGCCCTCGCCGCCGCGCTGCTGCTCGCCGCCGCCCTCGCCGCCGCCGCCGAACCGGCGCCCGCGCGCGCCGCGCTCGAACGGCTCGCCCTGACGGTGGCGAAGGACGTGGGCGAGGCCCGACCCGAGGCCCCCGTGGCCCTGTTCCTCTCGGGCGCCTCCCCCGAGCTGCGGCGCGCCTGGGGGACGCTGCTCGCCGCGCGCCTGGCCGAGCGGGGACTGGCGCCCTTCATCCTGGACGCGCCCTCGGCCGAGGCCGCGGAGCCACTCGCCCAGGACCGGGGAGCCCGTACCCTGGTGCGGCTCTCGCTGGCCCTGGAGGCCGGGAAGCTCCACGCGCGCGGTGACGTGGTGGGCACCTGGGTGAACTTCTGGTCCGGCCGCACGCCCTCGCGTCCGCCCGCTCCCGCCGCCGCCCTCGTTCACGCCGTGGAGGCGGATGCCGCGGTCCTCGCGCTCGCCGCCGTGGCGCCCCCTCCCGCTCCCCCTCCGGCCACCGGAACGCCGCGTCCGCTCCGCTTCGTGGGGGCCTCCTTCGCGCACCTGTCCACGCCACCCGCGGCGCTCGCGGCGGGGGATCTCGATGGGGACGGACGGGACGAGGTGGTGGTGCTCACCGAGCGCGCCGTCCAGGTGTTCGCCGCGGACGGGCGCCTCGTCGCCGAGCGCTCCCTGGAGGTGCTGCCCCCCTCCACCACGGCCACCCGGGAGCCCTTCGGCGCGGTGGCCGTCCTCTCCGGGCCTCCGCGCATCGCCGCGTTCTCCACCCGCTTCGCCCACGGCACGGTGCTGGCGCTGGAACAGGGCACCTTGCGCTTCGTGTCCCGGCTCGAGACCGTTCCCCTGGGACCAGAGGCGCGGGGCACCTTCGTGCCGGGACAGACCGCGTTCGCCCCCGAGGTGCGACTCGGCCCCGGAGAACAGCGGCTCGAGCACGTCCCGGCCCGCTTCACCTCCTTCAGCGCCGTCGGCACCCAGATCCTCCTCGTCCACCCGGACGGCTCGGGCTCCTTCTACACCCAGCCCTCGGCGGCCCCGGTGCCGCTCTCGGGGCTCGGCGCGGGTAGCCTGCTCGGAGACGTGGATGGAGACGGGACGCCGGAGCTGCTCACCACCTCGCCCGAGTTCCAACCCACGCCCGACGTCCTGCGCGTCTTCCCGACGAAGGGGGGCATCTCCTTGTCGCGCGAGCCGCTCTGGCAGGGCCCCCTGCCCGCGGGCCGCGCGCTGCTGGGGGTGACGGCGAACCTGGACGGAGACGCGTTGCGCGAGGTGCTCGTGGGGCTCACCCGGCCCGATGGCTCGGGCGAACTCTTCCTCCTGCGCCAGGGTGCGCCATGA
- a CDS encoding ABC transporter substrate-binding protein — protein sequence MTLRSALLASLLLLGATPARAAGRTPYGGELRLAHTGPATPAVPALADTPLEATLLGLVSRSVCQLTPEGQAAPALALSMSRPFPQVVRLVLPSPAQAQALVQAWARLSSPEETSPYRALLFPLRDEGRRISATGDTLELTLAFPWPDQERALCHPTLAPPRSSAAALGPFSYSTATAQTLDARLSWPPGRPYLDTLRARATDERGLARLLSTHGTQVALGVPPDPGSGTGAALYATYLAWSPRRVPAEFRQAVENALDREDLTRLFVRGPAEPMPHLLPAALMPKAAGPRPPRPPAPSGGRQVTLLHDADNEDQRAVAERLQVKLHDQGYTVALTALPRAELRARWAKGDYELMLHSLLLPPVPGPALAVVLDAAGRKDLLGVELPRIGALPDAAARDARVRERALVLAPSLPLLPLYAQGLALRAEPEVGGLVFDAQGLPVLEGVWLTPAPAAGGSGGRR from the coding sequence ATGACGCTCCGCTCCGCCCTCCTCGCCAGCCTCCTGCTCCTCGGCGCCACCCCGGCCCGGGCGGCGGGACGGACTCCCTATGGCGGAGAGCTGCGCCTCGCCCACACGGGGCCCGCCACGCCCGCGGTGCCCGCCCTCGCCGATACGCCGCTGGAGGCCACCCTGCTCGGGCTCGTCTCCCGCTCCGTCTGCCAGCTCACCCCCGAGGGACAGGCCGCGCCCGCGCTCGCCCTGTCGATGTCCCGCCCCTTTCCCCAGGTGGTGCGGCTGGTGTTGCCCTCGCCCGCCCAGGCCCAGGCACTCGTCCAGGCCTGGGCCCGGCTCTCCAGCCCCGAGGAGACCTCGCCCTACCGCGCACTCCTCTTCCCCCTGCGCGACGAGGGCCGGCGGATCTCCGCCACCGGCGACACCCTGGAGCTGACGCTCGCCTTCCCCTGGCCCGATCAGGAGCGGGCCCTGTGCCACCCCACCCTCGCGCCGCCGCGCTCGTCCGCCGCCGCGCTCGGTCCGTTCTCCTATTCCACCGCCACCGCCCAGACCCTGGACGCGCGGCTCTCCTGGCCTCCCGGGCGGCCGTACCTGGACACGCTGCGCGCGCGCGCCACCGATGAGCGGGGACTCGCGCGCCTGCTGTCGACACACGGCACCCAGGTGGCGCTCGGCGTGCCCCCGGATCCGGGCAGCGGCACCGGCGCGGCGCTGTACGCCACCTATCTCGCCTGGTCGCCCCGGCGGGTGCCGGCGGAGTTCCGGCAGGCGGTGGAGAACGCGCTGGACCGCGAGGATCTCACGCGCCTCTTCGTGCGCGGGCCCGCCGAGCCCATGCCGCACCTGCTGCCCGCGGCGCTGATGCCGAAGGCCGCGGGGCCCCGTCCGCCCCGCCCGCCCGCGCCTTCCGGAGGGCGGCAGGTGACGCTGCTCCACGACGCGGACAACGAGGATCAACGCGCGGTGGCCGAGCGGCTCCAGGTGAAGCTGCACGACCAGGGCTACACGGTGGCCCTGACGGCGCTGCCCCGCGCCGAGCTCCGAGCGCGCTGGGCGAAGGGGGACTACGAGCTGATGCTCCACTCGCTGCTCTTGCCCCCGGTGCCGGGCCCGGCCCTGGCGGTGGTGCTGGACGCGGCGGGCCGCAAGGACCTGCTGGGCGTGGAGTTGCCTCGCATCGGCGCACTGCCGGACGCGGCGGCGCGGGATGCCCGGGTGCGCGAGCGGGCCCTCGTGCTCGCCCCATCCCTGCCGCTGCTGCCGCTCTATGCGCAGGGACTGGCGCTGCGCGCGGAGCCGGAGGTGGGTGGACTCGTCTTCGATGCCCAGGGACTGCCCGTGCTGGAGGGCGTCTGGCTCACCCCGGCCCCGGCGGCGGGGGGCTCGGGAGGGCGGAGATGA
- a CDS encoding ATP-binding protein → MRLRTRLALAFALLALVPLAVMVPFTLTRLRATLSRSLDARMEGATTSGKEAIDRTAATVRRAVEELVESPALEDLARESRDAPARAIRADTARPLMKSRGLTVLSLFDRQGTTLSSGHLPARRGDEDPVLFAVTREKSPQPVPVTVTVRGNEGLRDVPALVTARPVDYGDARLWVVGGVLLDEGLAAHLSRLTQAEVTLLSGEAVVARAGQVTRPTVARVLPLSESISVRLVFSRAAEREATLGVLRSFLLLAGLGLAFAVLLGLLVARRITQPVEALTEGARRVGQGALDERVQVATTGEVGELVKTFNHMTTELRSTTERLVASERVAAWQEVARRLAHEIKNPLTPIRMSIETLLAVQDAKDARFPTIFRQSAGVILEEVDRLRRIVDEFSQFARMPKPQLEPVDLGELAKNVLSLYATPPEGIHLHSEVQPGVVARVDRDQLTQVLVNLVKNAEEAMARGGGDLHVRVKGTEREALVEVQDSGPGIPPEHRARIFEPYFTTKEGGTGLGLAIAARILQEHGGKLDVGGEPGQGACFTLSLPRSV, encoded by the coding sequence ATGAGGCTGAGGACGCGGCTGGCGCTCGCCTTCGCGCTGCTGGCCCTGGTGCCGCTGGCGGTGATGGTGCCCTTCACGCTGACGCGGCTGCGCGCCACGCTCTCGAGGAGCCTGGACGCGCGGATGGAGGGGGCCACCACCTCGGGGAAGGAAGCGATTGATCGGACCGCGGCCACGGTGCGCCGGGCGGTGGAGGAGCTGGTGGAGAGCCCCGCCCTGGAGGATCTGGCGCGCGAGTCCCGCGACGCGCCCGCGCGGGCGATCCGGGCGGACACGGCGCGGCCGTTGATGAAGAGCCGGGGCCTGACGGTGTTGTCACTGTTCGACAGGCAGGGGACGACGCTGTCCTCGGGGCACCTGCCGGCGCGCCGGGGGGATGAGGATCCGGTGCTCTTCGCGGTGACGCGGGAGAAGTCGCCCCAGCCGGTGCCGGTGACGGTGACGGTGCGGGGGAACGAGGGACTGCGCGACGTGCCCGCGCTCGTCACCGCGAGGCCGGTGGACTACGGGGACGCGCGGCTGTGGGTGGTGGGGGGCGTGTTGCTGGACGAGGGACTGGCGGCGCACCTGTCACGGCTGACGCAGGCGGAGGTGACGCTGCTGTCGGGAGAGGCGGTGGTGGCGCGGGCGGGCCAGGTGACGCGGCCGACGGTGGCGCGGGTGTTGCCGCTGAGCGAGAGCATCTCGGTGCGGCTGGTGTTCAGCCGGGCGGCGGAGCGCGAGGCGACGTTGGGGGTGCTGCGCTCGTTCCTGCTGCTGGCGGGGTTGGGGCTGGCGTTCGCGGTGCTGCTGGGGCTTTTGGTGGCCCGGCGCATCACGCAGCCGGTGGAGGCGCTGACGGAGGGCGCGCGGCGGGTGGGCCAGGGGGCGCTGGACGAGCGGGTGCAGGTGGCGACGACGGGCGAGGTGGGCGAGCTGGTGAAGACGTTCAACCACATGACGACGGAGCTGCGCTCGACGACGGAGCGGTTGGTGGCGAGCGAGCGCGTGGCGGCGTGGCAGGAGGTGGCGAGGCGGCTGGCGCATGAGATCAAGAACCCGCTGACGCCCATCCGCATGTCGATCGAGACGTTGCTGGCGGTGCAGGACGCGAAGGACGCGCGCTTCCCGACGATCTTCCGGCAGAGCGCGGGGGTCATCCTGGAAGAGGTGGACCGGCTGCGGCGCATCGTGGACGAGTTCAGCCAGTTCGCGCGCATGCCCAAGCCGCAGTTGGAGCCGGTGGACCTGGGGGAGCTGGCGAAGAACGTGCTGTCGCTCTACGCGACGCCGCCCGAGGGGATTCACCTGCACTCGGAGGTGCAGCCGGGGGTGGTGGCGCGGGTGGACAGGGATCAACTGACGCAGGTGCTGGTCAACCTGGTGAAGAACGCCGAGGAGGCGATGGCGCGAGGGGGCGGCGACCTGCACGTGCGGGTGAAGGGGACGGAGCGGGAGGCGCTGGTGGAGGTGCAGGACAGTGGCCCGGGGATTCCGCCCGAGCACCGCGCCCGCATCTTCGAGCCCTACTTCACGACGAAGGAGGGAGGCACGGGGCTGGGGCTGGCCATCGCCGCGCGCATCCTCCAGGAGCACGGGGGCAAGCTGGACGTGGGCGGCGAGCCGGGCCAGGGGGCCTGTTTCACCCTGTCCCTGCCCCGCTCTGTTTGA
- a CDS encoding spore germination protein GerW family protein, which produces MDVNEVIDRARDSFSVRRVFGEPIQQGEVTLVPAAWVRGGGGGGGGEGPATEGAQAEEKTAKGYGLGVGLNARPAGAFIVRNGKVQWMPAVDVNRIVLGAQVLVGLFLMTIGKQLVRRFLKEDKPFGRRRFAW; this is translated from the coding sequence ATGGACGTCAACGAGGTCATCGACAGGGCACGTGATTCCTTCTCCGTTCGGCGCGTTTTCGGAGAACCCATTCAACAAGGCGAAGTGACCCTGGTCCCCGCAGCCTGGGTAAGAGGCGGAGGGGGTGGTGGTGGGGGCGAGGGCCCTGCCACCGAGGGAGCGCAGGCAGAGGAGAAAACTGCCAAGGGCTACGGCCTTGGCGTTGGCCTGAATGCCCGGCCTGCTGGCGCCTTCATCGTGAGGAATGGAAAGGTGCAGTGGATGCCGGCGGTGGATGTCAACCGCATCGTCCTGGGGGCCCAGGTGTTGGTGGGCCTCTTCCTCATGACGATTGGCAAGCAGCTCGTGCGCCGCTTCCTCAAGGAAGACAAGCCGTTCGGCCGCAGGCGCTTCGCGTGGTGA
- a CDS encoding HNH endonuclease — protein MVFALGDERQYAGNVGYADELHSVYRYDSFVANHKQITEGDLLILRDGHRVLGTARASWISTEEGFKTLNRCPRCDNTGIKRRKIKRPLYRCDCGYEFDVPKSVEEECVKYSAWFEKTFRPLTEHVPVEQVLAACPRYNEQMAMQELVLELLEGSARVLVQGAAAQSLEPSYVLPIAADASTELYAPDGRDEREGVVRQIWGRRGQGAFRHTLRKQFADTCLVTGCTLADLLEAAHINPYRGEKDHHPSNGLLLRTDIHTLFDLNLLGIEPEFLRIHLHPKLKGSEYERFDGKRLACEAKLLSKEALELRWNAFQERLMLVAGLKQSREGL, from the coding sequence TTGGTTTTCGCGCTGGGTGATGAGCGCCAGTATGCAGGAAACGTGGGATACGCCGATGAGCTGCACTCGGTCTATCGCTATGACAGCTTTGTGGCCAACCATAAGCAGATTACCGAAGGGGATTTGCTGATCCTTCGGGATGGGCATCGCGTTCTGGGGACGGCTCGGGCCTCCTGGATCAGCACCGAAGAGGGATTCAAGACGCTGAATCGCTGTCCACGCTGTGACAATACAGGCATCAAGCGTCGCAAGATCAAGCGTCCGCTCTATCGCTGTGATTGCGGCTACGAGTTTGATGTACCCAAGTCAGTAGAAGAGGAGTGCGTGAAGTACTCTGCCTGGTTCGAAAAAACGTTTCGACCCCTGACAGAGCACGTTCCCGTGGAGCAGGTCCTGGCGGCTTGTCCCAGGTATAACGAGCAGATGGCCATGCAGGAGTTGGTCCTGGAGCTTTTGGAGGGCTCTGCCAGAGTTCTGGTGCAAGGTGCTGCGGCGCAATCTTTGGAGCCGAGCTATGTGCTCCCCATTGCTGCGGATGCATCAACTGAGTTGTATGCGCCGGACGGAAGAGATGAGCGAGAGGGTGTTGTTCGCCAGATTTGGGGGCGCCGGGGGCAAGGAGCCTTTCGCCACACGCTCCGGAAGCAATTTGCAGACACGTGTCTGGTGACTGGATGCACGCTGGCCGATCTTCTTGAGGCTGCGCATATCAACCCCTACCGCGGAGAGAAGGACCATCATCCGTCGAACGGATTGCTGCTGCGCACGGACATCCATACGCTCTTTGATCTGAACCTGCTTGGGATCGAGCCTGAATTCCTCCGGATCCATCTGCACCCGAAGCTCAAAGGCTCCGAGTACGAGCGCTTCGACGGTAAGCGTCTTGCGTGTGAAGCGAAGCTGCTGAGCAAAGAAGCGCTGGAACTGCGATGGAATGCATTCCAAGAACGGCTGATGCTCGTCGCGGGCCTCAAACAGAGTAGGGAAGGTTTGTAG